One window of Sardina pilchardus chromosome 2, fSarPil1.1, whole genome shotgun sequence genomic DNA carries:
- the LOC134072008 gene encoding uncharacterized protein LOC134072008, with product MSTELFRRHHPLHGVNGRKDSRCIYLVTSTILKILLDGSSPVQLCEAVCSCVAGQVLCNHNVALLYQTAHYSQLQLSAVPPVRSCTETEQRWHKPRTMGVKPGRVRDMVVMAAKPKQRTVGSGVRSTLYKAVQGELPDPDMLKVAEVYADFPATLAPLITTMAISSDIPLVQSALGQVQEGSLIAMQHPVTLSRNIQYYPDAPPPPPLPLTDYRMEPTACQFVCSFQQQLHLVSLQTSLETARQVEASTRDQSLSVEWYRVRSLRVTSSHFREVCHVRGNSTAQQLAERMRKGVVQTAAMKRGLALEPVAVEEYCRVKNLNYWPCGFVIHPDAPWLGCSPDGIVFDPLENPPFGLVEIKCPNAKSYVDCKYLKSNGDTMSLKRQHAYYWQVQGQLLITGMEWCDFVVFAEDDMVIQRIYRDKEIAEVIREKGDHFFFYFYMAVCLR from the exons ATGTCCACCGAATTATTCAGGCGGCATCATCCACTCCACGGAGTAAACGGGAGAAAGGATTCAAGATGTATATATCTAGTTACATCGACAATTTTGAAG atcctCCTTGATGGCTCCTCTCCAGTACAGCTGTGTGAGGCTGTCTGTTCCTGTGTGGCTGGCCAGGTACTTTGCAATCACAATGTTGCCCTGCTCTACCAGACTGCACATTATTCACAGCTCCAACTTAGTGCTGTACCACCCGTCCGGAGCTGCACTGAGACAGAGCAACGCTGGCACAAGCCACGGACCATG GGTGTTAAGCCAGGCCGAGTTAGGGATATGGTTGTGATGGCGGCTAAACCAAAACAGAGGACTGTAGGAAGTGGTGTAAG AAGCACACTGTATAAagcagtgcagggggagctgcCTGATCCAGACATGCTGAAGGTGGCAGAGGTCTACGCTGACTTCCCTGCTACATTGGCGCCACTCATCACCACCATGGCAATCAGCTCAGATATCCCTCTGGTCCAGTCAGCGCTTGGACAAGTCCAGGAGGGAAGTCTTATTGCAATGCAGCACCCGGTAACCCTCAGTAGAAATATCCAGTATTATCCAGatgctcctccaccaccacctttaCCGTTGACTGATTACAGAATGGAACCCACGGCCTGCCAGTTTGTTTGCAGCTTCCAACAACAGCTGCATCTGGTCTCTCTGCAAACAAGTTTGGAAACTGCCAGACAGGTGGAGGCTTCTACTCGGGACCAAAGCCTGTCTGTGGAGTGGTATCGAGTTAGGAGCCTACGTGTGACATCGTCCCACTTCAGAGAGGTCTGCCATGTGCGAGGtaacagtacagcacagcagcttgcagagaggatgagaaagggTGTGGTTCAGACCGCTGCTATGAAGAGGGGCCTGGCACTGGAGCCGGTTGCTGTTGAGGAGTACTGCAGGGTCAAGAACCTCAACTATTGGCCCTGTGGATTTGTAATCCATCCTGATGCCCCCTGGTTAGGCTGTTCCCCTGACGGCATTGTGTTTGATCCCTTAGAAAACCCTCCATTTGGCTTGGTGGAGATCAAATGCCCCAATGCTAAGAGCTATGTCGACTGCAAGTACTTAAAATCAAATGGTGACACTATGTCACTAAAACGGCAGCATGCATACTATTGGCAGGTTCAGGGGCAACTTCTCATCACTGGCATGGAATGGTGTGACTTTGTTGTCTTTGCAGAAGATGACATGGTCATACAAAGGATATACAGAGACAAGGAGATTGCTGAAGTGATACGAGAGAAGGGAGatcactttttcttttatttttacatGGCTGTTTgtttaagataa